One window from the genome of Deltaproteobacteria bacterium encodes:
- a CDS encoding 30S ribosomal protein S12, translating to MPTINQLVRKGRKKKAVKNKVPAMQACPQKRGVCVRVYTSTPKKPNSALRKVARVRLTNGFEVTSYIPGVGHNLQEHSVVLIRGGRVKDLPGVRYHIVRGTLDTVGVDGRRQGRSKYGAKRPS from the coding sequence ATGCCAACCATCAATCAGTTGGTGCGCAAAGGGCGCAAGAAAAAAGCTGTTAAAAACAAGGTACCTGCAATGCAGGCATGCCCGCAAAAGCGTGGTGTGTGCGTACGTGTTTACACTTCAACTCCAAAGAAGCCGAACTCTGCGCTTCGTAAAGTTGCCCGTGTACGTTTGACTAATGGTTTTGAAGTAACAAGCTACATCCCAGGTGTAGGCCACAATCTTCAGGAACACTCAGTGGTTCTGATTCGTGGTGGTCGTGTTAAAGATCTTCCCGGTGTGCGTTACCACATTGTTCGCGGAACCCTCGATACCGTTGGTGTTGATGGGCGTCGCCAAGGTCGAAGTAAATACGGAGCCAAGCGTCCTAGCTAA
- the rpsG gene encoding 30S ribosomal protein S7: MPRRREVPKRKILPDPKFGDRVVAKFTNAVMEGGKKSIAERIVYDAFDLIGQRGTGEEPLRIFKKALDNVKPMVEVKSRRVGGATYQVPVEVRADRRAALAMRWLINSARARSERVMAERLAGEILDASQNRGAAAKKREDTHKMAEANKAFAHYRW, encoded by the coding sequence ATGCCACGTCGTCGCGAAGTACCGAAACGAAAAATTCTTCCAGATCCCAAGTTCGGAGATCGTGTTGTTGCCAAGTTCACTAATGCAGTGATGGAAGGCGGCAAGAAGAGTATTGCAGAACGAATTGTATATGATGCCTTCGACCTTATCGGTCAAAGAGGCACAGGCGAAGAGCCATTGCGCATCTTCAAGAAAGCCCTGGATAACGTAAAGCCAATGGTTGAGGTTAAGAGCCGACGCGTAGGTGGTGCAACGTATCAGGTGCCGGTTGAAGTTCGTGCAGACCGCCGTGCAGCCCTAGCGATGCGTTGGCTTATCAACTCAGCGCGAGCGCGTTCGGAACGTGTTATGGCTGAGCGCTTAGCAGGAGAAATTCTCGATGCATCACAGAATCGTGGTGCAGCTGCTAAGAAGCGTGAAGACACGCACAAGATGGCAGAAGCCAACAAGGCTTTTGCTCACTACCGCTGGTAA